The Syngnathus typhle isolate RoL2023-S1 ecotype Sweden linkage group LG1, RoL_Styp_1.0, whole genome shotgun sequence genome includes a window with the following:
- the tex11 gene encoding testis-expressed protein 11: MACRTGRALLDCKNPEMADHLLKQAIESVETLVTLLTSRGGDTSDSDSSKMDAEKDLLRILSYQAESAFIQGSHQEAVAHVQRCKDMLLRLPAQTSLLSIMCYNFGIDGYHAQKFEDCTFWLRQSYDISKIHEKYGLEAQIQAKTLRLLATAYLDWDVQRFHKEALNAVDLANKECVSAFGLFLKIKILLRSGASDESITAGLDEMLQSDVSLQVCLTTVKFLLSESREAPALDLLNRACQQFESSPALETALVLHVELLLQRDKKLLGKQKIEDLITAHSSGKKLAPQDLISLHAMLWDQAAKYVEADDYSEALEWYNYSLGFFQVGGMDSNLAKLQRNRTFCFMQLKQLEKAKEAVNEAERCDPDSIFTQFSIYKIAMHDDDVERAAKAVNTMALLSKDLKEAGPLSENATSSLLCQAAQMALENKQNDMAMKVLENVCETSKDEALVLKALRCLVRLALTAIEAPNDEKRNDNTDALLPYLKMALQKLSQRLCLTAEQRTEEANWFRKIAWNAALQCESNPDRMRDFFLLSYQLCQMCSPERVILTAQKMCLLMAVAAALQFYRAAPHAGRTQDLSQALAHIALCAEVWKTLKATGSYPRDPTDTLLLLYEFEARAKLNDPKVASVLDSILEQDNVELKLLQTIAALAMEPPAHFPLLCKKALRVALSIHKKQPQEDPAQCSKCIHSLIKLSLPTGASQMEARLLDEAWDYYEEALAIIPAAPDSFPETQIMWLLTRAWNTGILLYSLARYMEANKWCLLAMRFVHHLGPLQDSYKTQMSQLYNKILERLE; encoded by the exons ATGGCGTGCAGAACTGGAAGGGCCTTGTTGGACTGCAAGAATCCAGAGATGGCGGACCATTTACTCAAGCAGGCCATCGAG AGTGTGGAAACGTTAGTCACTCTGCTGACATCCAGAGGGGGCGACACGTCGGACAGCGACTCATCCAAAATGGACGCAGAGAAAGACCTGCTGCGGATCCTCTCCTATCAGGCAGAATCG GCTTTCATTCAAGGGAGTCACCAAGAAGCTGTGGCCCATGTGCAACGTTGCAAAGACATGTTGCTTCGCCTACCCGCTCAG ACGAGTTTGCTGTCCATAATGTGCTACAACTTTGGAATTGACGGCTACCACGCTCAAAAGTTTGAAGACTGTACCTTCTGGTTACG gcAGAGCTATGATATCAGCAAGATTCATGAGAAATATGGTCTTGAAGCCCAGATTCAG GCCAAGACTTTGCGTCTGCTGGCCACTGCTTATCTGGACTGGGACGTTCAGAGGTTTCACAAAGAGGCCCTTAATGCCGTGGATTTAGCCAACAAG GAATGTGTGAGCGCCTTCGGGCTCTTTTTAAAGATCAAAATACTCCTGAGATCCGGGGCCTCGGATGAAAGCATCACAGCGG GTCTGGATGAGATGCTACAATCTGACGTTTCACTTCAAGTTTGCCTCACTACAGTCAAGTTCCTCCTGTCTGAAAGCAG AGAGGCGCCAGCTTTAGACCTTTTAAATCGTGCCTGTCAGCAGTTTGAGTCATCTCCCGCCTTGGAAACCGCTCTCGTCCTGCACGTCGAGCTCCTGCTGCAAAGAGACAAAAAGCTGCTGGGCAAGCAGAAGATAGAGGACCTCATCACCG CGCATTCCTCGGGAAAAAAGCTGGCACCGCAGGACCTCATAAGCCTCCACGCAATGTTGTGGGATCAAGCAGCAAAATATGTTGAG GCAGACGACTACTCCGAGGCACTGGAGTGGTACAACTACTCCCTGGGTTTCTTCCAGGTTGGAGGGATGGACTCCAACTTGGCCAAATTGCAGAGGAACAGAACTTTCTGCTTCATGCAACTGAAGCAGCTGGAAAAG GCCAAAGAAGCCGTGAATGAGGCGGAACGCTGCGACCCTGACAGCATTTTCACGCAATTCAGTATTTACAAGATAGCGATGCACGACGACGATGTGGAGAGAG CGGCCAAGGCAGTGAACACGATGGCGCTTCTGTCCAAGGATCTCAAAGAGGCCGGACCCTTGTCCGAGAACGCCACATCCAGCCTCCTCTGCCAGGCTGCTCAGATGGCCTTGGAG AATAAACAGAATGACATGGCCATGAAGGTCCTGGAAAATGTGTGTGAAACCTCCAAAGATGAAGCTCTGGTtctgaaggctctcag GTGCCTGGTTCGACTCGCACTCACGGCCATAGAAGCCCCCAATGATGAGAAAAG GAACGACAATACGGACGCGCTGCTGCCTTATTTAAAGATGG CGCTGCAGAAGCTTTCACAACGGCTGTGCTTGACAGCCGAACAACGCACGGAAGAAGCCAACTGGTTCAGGAAAATCG CTTGGAATGCAGCACTGCAGTGTGAGAGCAACCCGGACAGAATGCGGGATTTCTTTCTGCTTTCTTACCAG CTGTGCCAGATGTGTAGTCCCGAGCGCGTCATTCTCACGGCCCAGAAGATGTGTTTGCTCATGGCCGTTGCCGCCGCTCTTCAGTTCTACAGGGCCGCTCCTCACGCCGGCCGG ACACAAGATCTCAGTCAGGCGCTGGCGCACATTGCCTTATGTGCAGAGGTGTGGAAAACCCTAAAGGCAACAG GAAGTTACCCGCGGGATCCAACAGacacgctgctgctgctctaTGAGTTTGAGGCACGCGCCAAACTCAACGACCCCAAAGTGGCCAGTGTCTTGGACTCCATCCTGGAGCAGGACAATGTGGAGCTCAAACTACTGCAGACCATTGCAG CATTAGCCATGGAGCCTCCAGCCCACTTCCCTCTGCTATGCAAGAAGGCCCTGAGGGTGGCGCTGTCTATTCACAAGAAACAACCTCAGGAGGACCCGGCGCAGTGCAG CAAGTGCATCCACAGCCTCATCAAGCTTTCCCTGCCCACCGGCGCGTCCCAAATGGAGGCCCGCCTGCTGGACGAGGCCTGGGACTACTACGAGGAGGCGCTGGCCATCATCCCCGCCGCC CCGGACAGCTTTCCGGAGACACAGATCATGTGGCTGCTGACCCGCGCCTGGAACACGGGCATCCTGCTCTACAGCCTGGCGCGCTACATGGAGGCGAATAAGTGGTGCTTGTTGGCCATGAGGTTCGTGCACCACTTGGGACCCCTGCAAGACAGCTACAAGACGCAG ATGTCCCAGCTCTACAACAAAATCCTGGAGCGTCTGGAATAA